One window of Triticum dicoccoides isolate Atlit2015 ecotype Zavitan chromosome 5A, WEW_v2.0, whole genome shotgun sequence genomic DNA carries:
- the LOC119304162 gene encoding uncharacterized protein LOC119304162 isoform X2, translating to MADGAPTGVTAGELAAVLRAMDEKYRLLFETIGKQGESSKLEAEVKEDIHPLQMPLVKLEGSETYASWAEHAETILVSRRLEGYILGAIEKPADENSKEGQKWKMTNALVRAWLLSSVSPKIAKQVERIKEASEIWRLLKGTYSGVGNEMLACRIQRELQGLSQGDKSVVEYVSELKRLWSDIDYFDPVEMECGKCIEKFNKWTERRRVRDFLNGLHPKFENRRAALYGSGKLPTLEQAISAIISEETRLKLEAASSVTQGIMHRRSALYATEGGNYQKPVSNIVERKCFECGEPGHLRSSCPELMGAGRGRGQDWRGRGRGRGFEGRGGRGRGTRPTGRANTSLISENTTQTMSVHMTAEDWEKWCQFKELHLGDKSTAEAPATSASTASANFGTWDWKKTWDREHA from the exons ATGGCTGATGGTGCTCCAACAGGTGTCACGGCAGGAGAGCTTGCAGCGGTGTTGAGAGCCATGGACGAGAAGTACAGATTGCTGTTTGAGACTATTGGGAAGCAAGGAGAGAGTTCGAAGTTAGAGGCAGAGGTCAAGGAAGATATCCATCCATTGCAGATGCCCCTGGTGAAGTTAGAAGGATCTGAAACCTATGCAAGTTGGGCAGAGCATGCGGAGACTATTCTTGTGTCAAGAAGGCTAGAGGGCTATATTCTTGGGGCAATTGAAAAACCAGCAGATGAGAACTCTAAGGAAGGTCAAAAGTGGAAGATGACCAACGCATTAGTGAGAGCATGGCTGTTGAGTTCAGTTTCACCTAAAATTGCTAAACAAGTGGAAAGGATTAAGGAAGCATCAGAAATTTGGCGGCTGCTGAAAGGCACATATTCTGGAGTCGGCAATGAGATGCTTGCTTGTAGAATTCAGAGGGAGTTGCAAGGGTTGAGTCAGGGTGATAAATCAGTTGTGGAGTATGTGTCTGAGTTGAAGAGATTGTGGAGTGACATTGACTATTTTGACCCAGTTGAGATGGAGTGTGGCAAGTGTATTGAGAAATTTAACAAATGGACTGAAAGGAGACGTGTAAGGGACTTCCTAAATGGACTTCATCCTAAGTTTGAAAACAGGAGGGCTGCACTCTATGGTAGTGGAAAGCTGCCTACACTCGAGCAGGCAATCTCAGCTATCATCAGTGAGGAAACTAGGTTGAAATTAGAGGCAGCCAGTTCCGTGACACAAGGCATCATGCATCGGCGATCAGCACTCTATGCAACAGAGGGTGGAAATTATCAAAAGCCGGTATCAAACATAGTGGAAAGGAAATGCTTTGAGTGTGGTGAACCAGGACATTTGAGGTCTTCATGCCCTGAATTAATGGGAGCAGGTAGAGGAAGAGGGCAGGACTGGCGGGGAAGAGGGCGTGGTCGTGGGTTTGAAGGACGAGGTGGCCGCGGGCGAGGAACACGCCCTACTGGTAGAGCGAACACATCTCTAATCTCTGAAAATACCACTCAAACCATGAGCGTTCACATGACTGCTGAGGATTGGGAGAAGTGGTGTCAATTCAAGGAGCTACATTTAGGTGACAAGTCAACCGCTGAAGCACCTGCAACATCTGCCTCTACGGCCTCTGCAAATTTCG GAACTTGGGACTGGAAGAAGACTTGGGACAGGGAGCATGCATGA
- the LOC119304164 gene encoding alpha-L-fucosidase 2-like yields MAMDGPDGWVWVRRPAEEESWRPWTAEEEEERPLKVVFSSPAEYFTDAAPIGNGSLGAMVWGGVSSDKLQLNHDTLWTGVPGNYTDPKGPGVLAEVRQLVDQGRFADATASAKGLFGGQSEVYQPLGDLNIEFSTSDEVYDSYKRELDLHTATALVTYVIGGVQYTREHFCSNPHQVIVTRFSASTPGHVSCTLSLSSQLNHSVTVTNENGMIMEGICPGQRPAMRENGGDNATGIRFTAALGLQMGGGAAKVIVQNDQKLKLDSADWVVFIVAAASSFDGPLVNPADSKLDPTSLALSTLNYSRNLTFDQLKAAHLDDYQSLFNRVTLQLSRGLNDACSSVIQKDRPEEVAEDIRTSADRVKSFSTDEDPSLVELLFQYGRYLLISCSRPGTQVSNLQGIWSQDIAPEWDAAPHLNINLQMNYWPALPCNLSECQEPLFDFLGSLAVNGIKTAKVNYQAGGWVTHHVSDIWAKSSAFLKNPKHAVWPMGGAWLCTHLWEHYQFSMDKDFLENTAYPLLEGCANFLVDWLIEGPGGYLETNPSTSPEHAFIAPDGKPASVSYSTTMDISIIREVFLAVLASAELLGKADIDLVERIKKALPRLPPIQIARDRTMLMQALDFKDPEVQHRHLSHLFGLYPGHTIAMDNDPDVCEAVANSLYKRGEDGPGWSTTWKMALWARLLNSENAYRMVLKLITLVPPGGKVEFEGGLYTNLWTAHPPFQIDANFGFAAALAEMLIQSTQSDLYLLPALPRDRWPTGSVKGLKARGDVTVDIRWKEGELHEAVLWSSNDRNTVARLHYGKEVAAVTVRRGIVYRFCSGLRCLETWPLCK; encoded by the exons ATGGCCATGGACGGTCCCGACGGCTGGGTCTGGGTGCGCCGGCCGGCGGAGGAGGAATCGTGGCGTCCATGGacggctgaggaggaggaggagcggccacTCAAGGTGGTGTTCTCGTCGCCGGCCGAGTACTTCACGGACGCGGCGCCGATCGGCAACGGCAGCCTCGGCGCCATGGTTTGGGGCGGGGTCTCCTCCGACAAGCTCCAGCTTAACC ATGATACACTATGGACCGGCGTGCCAGGGAACTACACCGACCCAAAGGGGCCGGGTGTACTTGCAGAGGTGAGGCAATTGGTCGACCAAGGAAGGTTCGCCGACGCCACGGCTTCAGCCAAGGGCCTTTTTGGTGGACAGTCTGAG GTATACCAACCTCTTGGTGACTTAAATATCGAGTTCAGCACCTCGGATGAGGTGTATGATTCTTACAAAAGAGAGCTTGATCTACATACGGCGACTGCTCTGGTCACATATGTCATCGGGGGAGTGCAGTACACAAGGGAGCACTTCTGCTCGAATCCACATCAAGTCATCGTCACCAGGTTCTCAGCAAGCACACCAGGCCATGTCTCCTGCACACTGTCCTTAAGCAGTCAGTTAAACCACAGCGTCACTGTAACCAATGAAAACGGGATGATCATGGAAGGCATATGTCCAGGTCAGAGGCCTGCAATGAGAGAAAACGGTGGCGATAATGCAACTGGCATTAGGTTTACAGCTGCTCTGGGTTTGCAGATGGGTGGGGGCGCGGCAAAAGTTATAGTGCAGAATGACCAAAAGTTGAAGCTTGACAGTGcagattgggttgttttcatagtTGCAGCAGCATCCTCATTCGACGGGCCACTTGTTAATCCTGCAGACTCTAAACTAGACCCCACGTCTCTAGCTCTCAGTACGCTGAATTACAGCAGGAACCtcacatttgatcagcttaaagcaGCCCATTTGGATGATTATCAGAGCCTTTTTAACCGTGTGACGTTGCAACTTTCACGAGGATTGAATGACGCATGCTCTTCGGTGATTCAGAAAGATAGACCAGAAGAAGTTGCTGAAGACATCAGAACATCAGCAGATAGAGTGAAGAGTTTCAGTACTGATGAGGATCCTTCTCTGGTTGAACTCTTATTTCAGTATGGTCGCTATCTCCTCATTTCCTGTTCTCGGCCTGGAACTCAGGTTTCTAATCTGCAAGGAATCTGGAGCCAAGATATTGCACCTGAGTGGGA TGCAGCTCCTCATCTGAACATAAATCTACAGATGAATTACTGGCCAGCACTTCCTTGCAACCTTAGCGAATGCCAAGAACCATTGTTTGATTTTCTAGGATCACTTGCGGTTAACGGGATTAAAACAGCAAAA GTCAATTACCAAGCAGGTGGATGGGTAACACATCATGTGTCGGATATATGGGCAAAATCATCGGCGTTCCTTAAGAATCCAAAGcatgctgtgtggcccatgggaggAGCCTGGCTTTGCACACACCTATGGGAGCACTACCAGTTTTCAATGGACAAA GACTTTTTGGAAAACACAGCATATCCACTGCTGGAAGGCTGTGCCAACTTTCTGGTCGACTGGTTGATTGAAGGACCTGGAGGTTATCTGGAAACCAATCCCTCAACTTCTCCGGAGCATGCTTTCATAGCTCCTGATGGTAAACCAGCAAGCGTGAGTTACTCGACAACAATGGACATCTCAATCATCCGGGAGGTTTTCCTTGCAGTCCTTGCATCTGCGGAG CTTTTGGGAAAAGCTGATATTGATTTGGTTGAGAGAATCAAGAAAGCGCTCCCAAGACTTCCTCCCATACAAATTGCAAGAGATCGTAC CATGTTAATGCAGGCACTAGATTTTAAGGACCCAGAAGTCCAACATAGGCACCTGTCGCATCTCTTTGGACTTTACCCTGGACATACTATAGCCATGGATAATGACCCTGATGTTTGTGAAGCTGTTGCCAATAGCCTTTACAAAAGAG GTGAAGATGGCCCCGGATGGTCAACTACATGGAAAATGGCTTTGTGGGCGCGTCTTCTGAACAGTGAAAATGCATACAGAATGGTTTTAAAGCTGATCACCTTGGTTCCTCCCGGTGGTAAGGTTGAGTTTGAAGGAGGACTCTATACCAATCTGTGGACAGCACACCCGCCATTCCAAATAGACGCAAACTTCGG ATTTGCAGCTGCCCTTGCTGAGATGTTGATCCAGAGCACACAGAGTGACCTTTATTTGCTCCCCGCTCTGCCGAGAGATAGGTGGCCCACGGGCAGCGTCAAAGGGCTGAAGGCCCGCGGTGATGTGACCGTCGACATCCGCTGGAAGGAAGGGGAGCTTCATGAAGCAGTGCTATGGTCGTCAAATGATCGAAATACAGTCGCAAGGCTGCATTATGGCAAAGAGGTTGCTGCTGTGACAGTTCGTCGCGGTATTGTTTACAGGTTTTGTAGCGGATTGCGATGTCTGGAGACATGGCCACTCTGCAAATGA
- the LOC119304162 gene encoding uncharacterized protein LOC119304162 isoform X1: MADGAPTGVTAGELAAVLRAMDEKYRLLFETIGKQGESSKLEAEVKEDIHPLQMPLVKLEGSETYASWAEHAETILVSRRLEGYILGAIEKPADENSKEGQKWKMTNALVRAWLLSSVSPKIAKQVERIKEASEIWRLLKGTYSGVGNEMLACRIQRELQGLSQGDKSVVEYVSELKRLWSDIDYFDPVEMECGKCIEKFNKWTERRRVRDFLNGLHPKFENRRAALYGSGKLPTLEQAISAIISEETRLKLEAASSVTQGIMHRRSALYATEGGNYQKPVSNIVERKCFECGEPGHLRSSCPELMGAGRGRGQDWRGRGRGRGFEGRGGRGRGTRPTGRANTSLISENTTQTMSVHMTAEDWEKWCQFKELHLGDKSTAEAPATSASTASANFGGTWDWKKTWDREHA, encoded by the exons ATGGCTGATGGTGCTCCAACAGGTGTCACGGCAGGAGAGCTTGCAGCGGTGTTGAGAGCCATGGACGAGAAGTACAGATTGCTGTTTGAGACTATTGGGAAGCAAGGAGAGAGTTCGAAGTTAGAGGCAGAGGTCAAGGAAGATATCCATCCATTGCAGATGCCCCTGGTGAAGTTAGAAGGATCTGAAACCTATGCAAGTTGGGCAGAGCATGCGGAGACTATTCTTGTGTCAAGAAGGCTAGAGGGCTATATTCTTGGGGCAATTGAAAAACCAGCAGATGAGAACTCTAAGGAAGGTCAAAAGTGGAAGATGACCAACGCATTAGTGAGAGCATGGCTGTTGAGTTCAGTTTCACCTAAAATTGCTAAACAAGTGGAAAGGATTAAGGAAGCATCAGAAATTTGGCGGCTGCTGAAAGGCACATATTCTGGAGTCGGCAATGAGATGCTTGCTTGTAGAATTCAGAGGGAGTTGCAAGGGTTGAGTCAGGGTGATAAATCAGTTGTGGAGTATGTGTCTGAGTTGAAGAGATTGTGGAGTGACATTGACTATTTTGACCCAGTTGAGATGGAGTGTGGCAAGTGTATTGAGAAATTTAACAAATGGACTGAAAGGAGACGTGTAAGGGACTTCCTAAATGGACTTCATCCTAAGTTTGAAAACAGGAGGGCTGCACTCTATGGTAGTGGAAAGCTGCCTACACTCGAGCAGGCAATCTCAGCTATCATCAGTGAGGAAACTAGGTTGAAATTAGAGGCAGCCAGTTCCGTGACACAAGGCATCATGCATCGGCGATCAGCACTCTATGCAACAGAGGGTGGAAATTATCAAAAGCCGGTATCAAACATAGTGGAAAGGAAATGCTTTGAGTGTGGTGAACCAGGACATTTGAGGTCTTCATGCCCTGAATTAATGGGAGCAGGTAGAGGAAGAGGGCAGGACTGGCGGGGAAGAGGGCGTGGTCGTGGGTTTGAAGGACGAGGTGGCCGCGGGCGAGGAACACGCCCTACTGGTAGAGCGAACACATCTCTAATCTCTGAAAATACCACTCAAACCATGAGCGTTCACATGACTGCTGAGGATTGGGAGAAGTGGTGTCAATTCAAGGAGCTACATTTAGGTGACAAGTCAACCGCTGAAGCACCTGCAACATCTGCCTCTACGGCCTCTGCAAATTTCGGTG GAACTTGGGACTGGAAGAAGACTTGGGACAGGGAGCATGCATGA